One window of the Candidatus Wolbachia massiliensis genome contains the following:
- the ppdK gene encoding pyruvate, phosphate dikinase, translated as MFVGKELETVKKKLIHYFSQNKCEGNADMKNLLGGKGANLAEMCNIGIPVPPGFTISTSACQNYYQDHGLSDDLCNEIKKYMATLENDIGCKFGDPNNPLLVSIRSGSVNSMPGMLDTILNVGLNDETVIGLAKKSGDRFAYDSYCRFIMMYSNVVLQLDHHLFQSVIDNKQQQNGVKCLADLDIGVLKEIVNDFKKIVYEKTRKHFPQDVEEQLLSSINAVFASWQNDRAISYRKIHNISENLGTAVNVQAMVFGNLNNNSATGVIFTRNPSTGEKRRFGEFLINAQGEDVVSGVYTPMPVNGERENTMERLMPSIYQELCEICRKLEVHYKDMQDIEFTVQNGKLWILQTRSGKRTAEATVRIIVDMVNEGTITKEEGILRINPKTLDNLLHPVLDLKGDQKVVGKGLPASPGVASGHVVFNANNAEIAAGQGKKVILVRSETSPEDINGMNAASGIMTARGGMTSHAAVVTRGMGKPCICSVSGLYIDKDENFFSIGDTKVNKDEPITINGGTGEVMLGILPTISPELSQEFKTIINWIDEIKTIKVRANADTPKDAKIAKEFGAEGIGLCRTEHMFFTSDRIEFIQKLIIADDEVERENALSKLEKMQKSDFKEIFSIIKGREVTIRLLDPPLHEFLPNNQSAIEKIAKSLNKSIESVKNKIAQLSEKNPMLGHRGCRLAISHPEIYGMQVRAIFSAVSELKKEEKVEIKPEIMIPFIMNEKEFVLICELVRKEAENFDVSYLIGTMIELPRAALIADKLAKHAEFFSFGTNDLTQTTMGLSRDDSVNFLDSYKESNIFENDPFEVLDTEGVGELIEIAIERGKRTQKEIKLGICGEHGADPKSIEFLIKSEVDYVSCSPYRVPIAKLVAAQFSIKSQCAR; from the coding sequence ATGTTTGTTGGAAAAGAGCTAGAAACAGTGAAAAAAAAGTTGATACATTATTTTAGCCAGAACAAGTGTGAAGGCAATGCAGACATGAAAAATCTGCTAGGGGGGAAGGGGGCAAATTTAGCGGAAATGTGCAATATTGGTATTCCTGTACCACCTGGTTTTACAATTTCCACTTCTGCCTGTCAGAACTATTACCAGGATCACGGATTGTCTGATGATCTATGTAACGAAATCAAAAAATACATGGCAACTCTTGAGAATGACATCGGTTGTAAATTCGGAGATCCAAACAATCCCTTACTGGTTTCTATACGCTCTGGTAGCGTCAATTCAATGCCAGGTATGCTCGATACAATTCTAAATGTTGGTTTAAATGATGAAACAGTTATTGGACTTGCAAAAAAAAGTGGAGATCGCTTTGCTTACGACAGCTACTGCCGTTTCATTATGATGTATTCCAATGTTGTGTTACAGCTTGACCACCACCTATTTCAAAGCGTTATTGATAATAAACAGCAACAAAATGGAGTAAAATGTTTAGCCGACCTTGATATTGGTGTTCTAAAAGAAATTGTCAATGACTTTAAAAAGATAGTATATGAAAAAACGAGAAAACATTTTCCGCAGGATGTTGAAGAGCAGTTATTAAGCTCGATAAATGCGGTGTTTGCTTCTTGGCAAAATGACAGAGCTATTTCCTATAGAAAAATACATAATATTTCTGAAAATCTCGGCACCGCAGTTAATGTACAAGCAATGGTTTTTGGCAACCTGAACAATAATTCTGCAACTGGTGTGATATTTACACGCAATCCTTCAACTGGGGAAAAAAGACGTTTTGGTGAATTTTTAATCAATGCTCAGGGTGAAGATGTGGTTTCTGGTGTTTACACTCCCATGCCAGTTAACGGGGAACGAGAGAATACCATGGAGAGGTTGATGCCCAGCATCTACCAAGAACTGTGCGAGATATGCAGAAAGCTTGAAGTACACTATAAAGACATGCAAGATATTGAGTTTACTGTGCAAAACGGCAAGTTATGGATTTTGCAAACTAGATCCGGTAAACGTACAGCTGAGGCTACTGTTCGTATAATAGTTGATATGGTAAACGAAGGAACGATTACAAAAGAAGAAGGAATATTGAGAATTAATCCAAAAACTCTTGATAACTTATTGCATCCAGTGCTTGACCTTAAGGGTGATCAAAAAGTAGTAGGGAAGGGGCTACCGGCTTCTCCAGGTGTTGCTTCAGGGCATGTAGTATTTAACGCAAATAACGCAGAAATAGCCGCAGGGCAGGGTAAAAAAGTAATTTTAGTAAGATCAGAAACGAGCCCTGAGGATATCAATGGAATGAACGCTGCAAGTGGCATAATGACAGCACGAGGAGGGATGACTTCACATGCTGCTGTTGTAACCCGTGGAATGGGTAAGCCATGTATTTGCAGTGTAAGTGGACTTTACATCGATAAAGATGAAAATTTCTTTTCCATAGGGGATACAAAAGTAAATAAAGATGAACCAATTACCATTAATGGAGGAACAGGGGAGGTAATGCTCGGCATTCTTCCTACAATTTCACCTGAATTATCACAAGAATTTAAAACAATAATTAACTGGATAGATGAAATTAAAACGATCAAGGTGAGAGCTAATGCCGATACTCCAAAAGATGCAAAAATTGCTAAAGAGTTCGGTGCAGAAGGCATAGGCTTATGTCGGACAGAGCATATGTTCTTTACCAGTGACAGAATTGAGTTCATTCAGAAATTGATAATAGCCGACGACGAAGTTGAAAGAGAAAATGCATTAAGCAAATTAGAGAAAATGCAAAAGTCTGATTTTAAAGAAATATTTTCTATCATAAAGGGCAGGGAAGTTACTATACGTTTGCTTGATCCACCTTTACATGAGTTTTTGCCCAATAATCAATCTGCTATAGAAAAAATCGCTAAATCACTAAATAAGTCAATTGAATCGGTAAAAAATAAAATAGCACAGCTATCAGAAAAAAATCCAATGTTGGGCCATCGTGGTTGCAGGCTTGCTATTTCTCATCCTGAAATATATGGCATGCAGGTTAGGGCAATATTCAGTGCTGTAAGTGAGCTAAAGAAGGAAGAAAAGGTAGAAATCAAGCCTGAAATTATGATTCCTTTTATCATGAACGAGAAAGAATTTGTTCTGATATGTGAGTTAGTAAGGAAAGAAGCTGAAAATTTTGATGTGAGCTATTTAATCGGAACGATGATAGAGCTACCGCGAGCAGCATTGATTGCTGATAAATTAGCAAAGCATGCAGAGTTTTTTAGTTTTGGTACTAATGATTTAACACAAACGACTATGGGACTTTCAAGGGATGATTCAGTGAATTTCCTTGATTCTTATAAAGAGAGTAATATATTTGAAAACGATCCATTTGAAGTGCTGGATACCGAAGGGGTAGGGGAGTTAATCGAGATAGCCATTGAAAGAGGCAAGAGAACTCAAAAAGAAATTAAACTTGGTATATGTGGAGAGCACGGAGCAGATCCAAAATCTATAGAATTTCTTATCAAGTCAGAAGTTGATTACGTCTCATGCTCACCTTACAGGGTACCGATTGCAAAGTTAGTAGCAGCGCAGTTTAGCATTAAATCTCAATGTGCTAGATAA
- the coxB gene encoding cytochrome c oxidase subunit II, which yields MVKLLALLIMFYSSISIASAPTSWQFGFPAPATEVMEAVVKSHSFVMGVMVAIMFFVWVLLAYVAFRFRKSKVTNVSKTNHNILLEVIWFVIPTIIVGVLAFKNAKLLKLQERVPKADMTLKVIGHQWYWSYQYPEYQGVLFDSYIKGKDDFIEGDLKLFSVDNNVVLPINTNVRLQVTAGDVIHSWGIPAFGIKIDAIPGRLNEAWFNIKKPGIYYGQCYELCGQGHGFMPIVVKAVSKEDFNKWIENKKLVS from the coding sequence ATGGTGAAGTTACTTGCACTATTGATAATGTTTTATTCAAGTATATCTATCGCTTCTGCTCCTACTTCTTGGCAGTTTGGATTTCCTGCTCCTGCAACTGAAGTAATGGAAGCTGTAGTTAAGTCACATTCGTTTGTAATGGGTGTGATGGTTGCAATAATGTTTTTTGTGTGGGTACTGCTTGCTTATGTAGCATTTCGCTTTCGTAAAAGCAAAGTAACAAATGTAAGTAAAACCAATCATAATATCCTTTTAGAAGTTATCTGGTTTGTTATACCAACGATTATTGTTGGAGTATTAGCTTTTAAGAATGCTAAACTGCTAAAGCTACAGGAAAGAGTGCCAAAAGCTGACATGACACTAAAAGTTATTGGCCATCAATGGTATTGGAGCTATCAATACCCAGAATATCAGGGGGTGTTATTTGATAGTTATATTAAGGGGAAAGATGACTTTATCGAAGGAGATTTGAAGCTATTTTCCGTTGATAATAATGTAGTTTTACCCATTAATACTAACGTTCGTTTACAAGTGACAGCAGGGGATGTGATACACAGTTGGGGAATACCAGCTTTTGGTATAAAAATCGACGCAATACCAGGTAGGCTGAATGAAGCGTGGTTTAATATTAAAAAACCTGGTATTTATTATGGGCAATGCTATGAATTGTGCGGTCAAGGCCATGGATTTATGCCAATTGTTGTTAAAGCAGTAAGTAAAGAAGATTTTAATAAGTGGATCGAAAATAAGAAATTAGTAAGTTAA